GCCTGAGTTCTTTGTCAAAGTCTTTCATCGTGCGCACGAGCTGTTTTTCCAGTTGATTTGCTTTGGCTTCCAGTTCTTTCACGTTTCCTTGCTGGGCAAATGGCTTGGCATATTCGGCAGCAAGTTTCCGGTGACATTCCTTCCATTCTTCATAATGAGACTTTGCGTCCCCATCCGCTCGTTTGGCATTTTTGTGAAACCGCATTGCAGCTTCTAAAAGAAAGCCTTTGTAAAACAATGCATTGTCATAAATCATCGCTGTGAGCGCATCGTCGTCGTACCGCCAAGCGTAAGAGTGCCATCTCTCAGTTCTTTCTTCAAACACGTTCATCCATTGAGTCATTTCCCGCTCAGAAAGGTAATTTGCTCCTTGCAGCATCAAATCTTTGTGAATCTCGTTGGCGCTCAAGGCCGTGTATATGGCTGTAGACCAATCGCCCATCTGGACATAAATGTCGGCAAGATTGGAGAGGCTTCGGAGGTAGTGCCCTTGTTTTGTCCCTACAATTTTTTTCTTAATGTCGATCGCTTGGAAAAGCAATTGCTGTGCTTCTTCGAGCCTGCCAGTCATATAGTATAGCAGCGCCAAGTTGTGGAGGGCGGAGGCATTTGCGAGCGTTTCTTCACTTCCGATGCTTTTATAAATCTGCAGGATTTCAAGGTACAGTTCTTCGGACCGCTGCCGACGCACTTCCATCCGGACATATAGAAGCGCCAGATTGCCAGTAATCCTGGCGTATTCAGGGTGTTTTTTACCGAACACCTCTTCAGTTGTCTCTTTTGCTTGCAGAAAGTATTGCTCGGCTTTTTCATCGCCTTGATAGGTCGCATAATACATCGAGCCAAGGTTGTCAAGCACGCGTGCGTATTCGTAGCTCGTTTTCCCCCAAATCCTCTCGCTGGAATCCAGTGCTTGCAAGTAAAATGCCTCTGCTTTGTCAAACTGACCAATCGCCGCGTAGAACAGTCCTGCGTTGTTCAGCCCAATGGCGTAATCAGTGCCATTTTTGTCGTATTGCTTGATTAGTTGCAAAGATTCGTGAAGCAAGGGTTCCGCTTCTTCATAACGCCCTGTTTCCCAGTATAAAACGGCCAAACCTCCAACACTCTTAAAATACAGCTCGCCATTTTTCCCCATTCTATTTTCGACGGTGTCTCGAACTTCTAAAAACCATTTTTCAGCAGCCCGATAACGCCCTGTCTTCAAATGCACATTGGCAAGCCCCAACAGGGCACCCGCACGAGGCAGAGGGTTTTTATCCATGAGTTTTTCTCGGAGAGTCAAACATTCCCGATAGTACTTCTCCGATTCTGAGTAACGTCCCATTTTCAAATACAACCCTCCTAAGTTGCCAAGAGGGGAAGAATAATCCAAACTGTCTTTACGCCCAGATGCCTCTTTAATTGATAAAGCCTCCAAAAGCAATCGTTCTGCCTCCGAATAACGGCTCATTGCCTCGTACAAAACCGCCAAGTTATTTAACGTCTTCCCGTAGTCAGTGTGTTGTTGTCCTAATTTCTCCTTTCGGATTTGCAAAGCTTTGGTCAGCGCGACCTCGGCTTCTTTGTGAAGCCCCCGGCTCAGGAAAATAGTGCCCAAATTGTGAAGGCTATACGCAAAAAGAGGGTCTTGCTCGCCAAATCTTTCCAATGCAAGGTCACGAGCCGACTCAGCCATTGGCTGTGCTTCAAGATAATTGCCCTTTCTCCTAAGGTCGTCGCTTCCCTGTATTAGCTTGATAATCTCCAGACTGTCTTGAATACGCGAAATTTGAGATTGGGCATTCAACGTTAGAGTTAAAAAGAACAAAAACAAAGAACCTTTATCCATGACTATCCATTTTTGACAGCAATTAAAACGGTCCTTCGAGACTTAATGTGGACAACCACAACACACGTCTGCCATCCCTCAAGGACAGACATCTGCACACCCAAAACCACACATCATTGCTTCGCCAAGCCATTCATAAACTAACCGCACCCAACCTCCCATGACATCCACCGTCTCCATCTCCACCATTTACGAATGCTCTATTGAAAGAGCCTTCAAAACACCCATGTTGTGCGACGTGTCAAAGGTACACACTGGTTACGGTATCATGCCAAAAGTGACGCACTGCACCGATGACGAGCATTGGGGAAAACCGGGCCACACCAAAAAGGTATTTGTGGCCGCCTCGCCCACCCAAAAAGGCGGCTGGGCCTCTATTGACAAAGTATTGGAACGTATAGAAAACCATTACTGGAAAATCGAGGTCAGCGATTTTCAATCGTGGATGCTGGGTTTTTCGAAGTTCGTTGGCGAATGGGAAACGACCGAGCTCGAGCCAAACAAAGTCTTGGTGAAGTACACCTACACCCTACACTCCGACATCCCTCTATTGTATCCAATCAATTGGCTGTTCGCCAAGACCTTCTGGAAAATTTACATGAAACGGGTGCTGGAAAACGTGCGAACGCTTGCCTACAACGACGAGCCTTATCGGCATGCGTAGCACTGCTGGTTGCGTCAGCGCCCCCCAGCATTTTCAAAAAACATCCATGTGTCCAACAGACATGGTGCTTGACGAGCACAACGCTATCACTGTTTCACCAACTCCACCCTCCTATTCTTGGCCTTGCCCGCCTCGGTGTCGTTGGCTGCCACAGGGCATAGGTACGACACGCCTTTGGCCGACAGTCGGTTGGCCGCGATGCCGTGCTTTTGAGTCAGTTCGTTCACGACGGTCTGGGCGCGTTGTTGAGAAAGTTGCTGATTGAAGTCGAAACCGCCGTCGCTGTCGGTGTGGCCCACCACAAA
This Saprospiraceae bacterium DNA region includes the following protein-coding sequences:
- a CDS encoding CHAT domain-containing protein yields the protein MDKGSLFLFFLTLTLNAQSQISRIQDSLEIIKLIQGSDDLRRKGNYLEAQPMAESARDLALERFGEQDPLFAYSLHNLGTIFLSRGLHKEAEVALTKALQIRKEKLGQQHTDYGKTLNNLAVLYEAMSRYSEAERLLLEALSIKEASGRKDSLDYSSPLGNLGGLYLKMGRYSESEKYYRECLTLREKLMDKNPLPRAGALLGLANVHLKTGRYRAAEKWFLEVRDTVENRMGKNGELYFKSVGGLAVLYWETGRYEEAEPLLHESLQLIKQYDKNGTDYAIGLNNAGLFYAAIGQFDKAEAFYLQALDSSERIWGKTSYEYARVLDNLGSMYYATYQGDEKAEQYFLQAKETTEEVFGKKHPEYARITGNLALLYVRMEVRRQRSEELYLEILQIYKSIGSEETLANASALHNLALLYYMTGRLEEAQQLLFQAIDIKKKIVGTKQGHYLRSLSNLADIYVQMGDWSTAIYTALSANEIHKDLMLQGANYLSEREMTQWMNVFEERTERWHSYAWRYDDDALTAMIYDNALFYKGFLLEAAMRFHKNAKRADGDAKSHYEEWKECHRKLAAEYAKPFAQQGNVKELEAKANQLEKQLVRTMKDFDKELRQVSWQEVQAKLKPDEAAVEFIRFRLNYPRPTDTVLYAALVLLPGDKSPRYVKLFDESHLKKIVQSNVDSNGLSINSLYSFAPNGSNLYELIWRPLEPMLSRAKRIYYAPAGGLHRIAFSAIPIDSTHTRYLGDSFVLIQVGSTRQLTVSTSTMFDAKLKTAAVFGGIDYNTDIVSTNRGTNKKGKWGALEESKQEAERVAQLLGLKQYKVALYTGDAATEAALKQLGNQSPAPAVLHISTHGYFFPGQQGEAAYFHERGFLSGEYGERQLAFGVSEHPLIRSGLIFAGANHAWDDGYIPSPGKEDGTMTAYEISQLDLKETEFVFLSACHTGLGDIEGDEGVQGLQRAFKIAGARHILVSLWETDDEASKELMDIFYRKILQNTDIHFALQSAQREIRVKYPNPYFWGSFVLME